The following coding sequences are from one Halictus rubicundus isolate RS-2024b chromosome 11, iyHalRubi1_principal, whole genome shotgun sequence window:
- the LOC143359047 gene encoding muscle LIM protein Mlp84B, with product MPFKPVEHPKCPKCGKSVYAAEERVAGGLKWHKMCFKCGLCGKLLDSTNCSEHEGELFCKVCHGRKFGPKGYGFGGGAGCLSMDQGEHLKSSEELSRGSNAILEPRVIAKAPEGEGCPRCGGYVYAAEQMLARGRQWHRECFKCANCSKRLDSVNCCEGPDKDIYCKVCYGKRFGPKGYGYGQGGGALQSDCYANGDAAPRTTVIDTAAIKAPPGKGCPRCGGVVFAAEQVLAKGREWHRKCYKCHDCTKTLDSIIACDGPDKDVYCKTCYGKKWGPHGYGFACGSGFLQTDGLSEEEISASRPFYNPDTTSIKAPAGQGCPRCGGMVFAAEQQLAKGTMWHKKCFNCAECHRPLDSMLACDGPDKEIHCRSCYSKLFGPKGFGFGHAPTLVSTNGDHAPSYIDSKPQVGQKRDDGHGCARCGYPVYAAEQMISKNRVWHKRCFSCGECHRSLDSTNLNDGPDGDIYCRGCYNRNFGPKGVGFGMGAGTLTMA from the exons ATGCCTTTCAAACCAGTAGAACACCCCAAGTGTCCCAAATGCGGCAAATCCGTGTACGCCGCGGAAGAACGAGTCGCCGGAGGCCTCAAATGGCACAAGATGTGCTTCAAGTGTG GTCTCTGCGGCAAATTGCTCGACTCGACAAACTGCAGCGAGCACGAGGGCGAGCTATTTTGCAAAGTCTGCCACGGCCGCAAGTTCGGCCCGAAGGGATACGGCTTCGGCGGAGGCGCTGGTTGCCTGTCCATGGACCAGGGCGAACACTTGAAGAGTAGCGA GGAACTCTCGCGAGGATCGAACGCCATATTGGAGCCGCGGGTCATCGCGAAGGCCCCAGAGGGCGAGGGATGCCCGCGATGCGGAGGATACGTCTACGCCGCGGAGCAGATGCTGGCTCGTGGAAGG CAATGGCACAGGGAATGCTTTAAGTGTGCCAACTGCTCCAAGAGATTAGATTCCGTCAACTGCTGCGAAGGTCCTGACAAGGACATCTACTGCAAAG TATGCTACGGAAAGAGATTCGGACCGAAGGGTTATGGCTACGGCCAGGGTGGTGGCGCCCTACAAAGCGACTGCTACGCCAATGG CGATGCTGCACCTCGTACCACTGTCATTGACACTGCTGCGATCAAGGCACCACCTGGCAAGGGTTGTCCACGTTGCGGTGGCGTAGTCTTCGCCGCAGAGCAGGTGTTGGCAAAGGGTCGTGAATGGCACAGGAAATGCTACAAGTGTCACGACTGCACCAAAACTCTCGACTCCATCATCGCCTGCGACGGGCCCGATAAAGATGTCTACTGCAAGACCTGCTACGGAAAGAAATGGGGACCGCACGGATACGGATTCGCATGTGGCTCTGGATTCTTACAGACCGATGGCCTATC GGAGGAGGAAATTTCGGCCAGCCGACCATTCTACAATCCAGACACGACCTCTATCAAGGCGCCAGCCGGTCAGGGTTGCCCACGTTGCGGTGGCATGGTGTTCGCCGCCGAACAACAGCTCGCCAAAGGCACCATGTGGCACAAGAAATGCTTCAACTGTGCCGAGTGCCACCGACCTTTGGACTCCATGCTAGCCTGCGATGGACCCGATAAGGAAATTCACTGCCGGTCCTGCTATAGCAAACTCTTTGGACCTAAAGGATTTGGATTCGGCCACGCCCCGACTCTCGTTTCGACGAATGGAGACCATGCTCCTTCGTA CATCGATTCCAAGCCACAGGTCGGCCAGAAACGAGACGACGGTCACGGGTGCGCGCGTTGCGGCTATCCGGTGTACGCCGCCGAACAGATGATCTCGAAGAACCGCGTGTGGCATAAGCGTTGCTTCAGCTGCGGCGAGTGCCATCGTTCGTTAGACTCGACGAACTTGAACGACGGCCCGGACGGCGACATCTACTGTCGCGGCTGTTACAATAGGAATTTCGGTCCCAAGGGCGTGGGCTTCGGCATGGGCGCGGGCACCCTGACGATGGCCTAA